Proteins found in one Palaeococcus ferrophilus DSM 13482 genomic segment:
- the psmB gene encoding archaeal proteasome endopeptidase complex subunit beta, producing the protein METKKTGTTTVGIKVKEGVVLAADTQASLDHMVETLNIKKIVPITDRIAITTAGSVGDVQALARMLEAEARYYQFTWHKPMSTRAMANLLSNILNENKFFPYLVQIIIGGYVDEPTLANLDPLGGLVFDDYTATGSGSPFAIAVLEDGYREDMSIEEARELAVRAVRTAGKRDVYTGHRKVQVVVITKDGMKEEFVEFKE; encoded by the coding sequence ATGGAGACCAAAAAGACCGGTACCACAACCGTAGGAATTAAGGTTAAGGAGGGCGTTGTTCTGGCCGCTGACACTCAGGCTTCCCTTGATCACATGGTTGAGACGCTCAACATAAAGAAAATCGTGCCGATAACCGACAGGATTGCCATAACGACCGCGGGGAGCGTTGGAGACGTTCAGGCCCTCGCGAGGATGCTCGAGGCGGAGGCGCGCTACTACCAGTTCACATGGCACAAGCCGATGAGCACCAGGGCAATGGCCAACCTGCTCAGCAACATACTCAACGAGAACAAGTTCTTCCCCTACCTCGTGCAGATCATCATAGGTGGCTACGTTGACGAGCCGACCCTGGCCAACCTCGACCCCCTCGGAGGCCTCGTCTTCGATGACTACACCGCAACAGGCTCAGGAAGTCCCTTCGCGATAGCCGTCCTCGAGGACGGGTATAGGGAGGACATGAGCATCGAGGAGGCCAGGGAACTCGCCGTTAGAGCCGTAAGGACGGCCGGAAAGAGGGACGTTTACACCGGCCACAGGAAGGTCCAGGTGGTGGTCATCACCAAAGACGGCATGAAGGAGGAGTTCGTCGAGTTCAAGGAGTGA
- a CDS encoding glycogen/starch synthase, which produces MRILILGFEYLPVKVGGLAEAITSIAETLAKLGNEVLVFTPSHGHVEGEPLARFKMDVKGGTVEVTAYERSQNGVRVFALSDPLLDNPDVYGPGWEGLLEKAVHFGKASVGLLNRLIEEEGKPDVLHFHDWHTVFAGALLKKYFQLPAVFTIHRLNKAKVPAHYFHEANLGELAPYPDIDPEYVGAYIADVVTTVSRSYLLEEWDFFRNFEGKATHVFNGIDCSFWNENLLKNADLPRHERRKVMLKELGLEDGVAFMFIGRFDRGQKGVDTLLRAIEVFAERYPEEFSKACFLIIGKGDPELEGMARSLEGRYSNVKVITEMLSREFVRELYGSVDFTIVPSYFEPFGLVQMEAMCLGAIPIGSAVGGIKDTIVPLEREGATGILVPPRDAEALAEAMRKAVHLRDDVEKIRLLRENGKARTGIFTWENACRRYLRAYRNDIDKAAGFLIE; this is translated from the coding sequence ATGAGGATACTCATACTCGGCTTCGAGTACCTCCCCGTCAAGGTGGGAGGTTTGGCGGAGGCCATAACCAGCATAGCGGAAACGCTCGCGAAGCTTGGCAACGAGGTGCTCGTCTTCACCCCCAGCCACGGCCACGTGGAGGGGGAGCCCCTCGCGAGGTTCAAGATGGATGTTAAAGGTGGTACCGTGGAGGTAACCGCCTACGAGAGGTCCCAGAACGGCGTTAGGGTATTTGCCCTCAGCGACCCCCTCCTTGACAACCCCGATGTTTACGGCCCGGGATGGGAAGGACTCCTCGAGAAGGCGGTGCACTTCGGGAAGGCGAGCGTGGGGCTGCTAAACAGGCTCATCGAGGAGGAAGGAAAGCCCGACGTGCTCCACTTCCACGACTGGCACACCGTCTTTGCGGGGGCGCTTCTGAAGAAGTACTTCCAGCTCCCGGCGGTCTTCACGATTCACCGCCTCAACAAGGCAAAGGTTCCCGCCCACTACTTCCACGAGGCTAACCTCGGTGAATTAGCGCCGTACCCCGACATTGACCCCGAGTACGTTGGAGCCTACATAGCGGACGTCGTCACGACGGTGAGCAGGAGCTACCTCCTGGAGGAGTGGGACTTTTTCAGGAACTTCGAGGGCAAGGCAACGCACGTCTTCAACGGCATTGACTGCTCCTTCTGGAATGAGAACCTTCTCAAGAACGCAGACCTGCCGAGGCACGAGCGCAGAAAGGTGATGCTTAAAGAACTCGGCCTTGAGGACGGCGTCGCCTTCATGTTCATAGGGCGCTTCGACAGGGGGCAGAAGGGCGTTGACACTCTCCTGAGGGCGATTGAAGTGTTCGCGGAGCGCTATCCCGAGGAGTTCTCAAAGGCCTGCTTCCTCATAATAGGGAAAGGCGACCCCGAGCTGGAGGGTATGGCGCGCTCCCTCGAGGGGAGGTATTCCAACGTCAAGGTAATCACGGAGATGCTGAGCAGGGAGTTCGTTAGGGAGCTCTACGGCAGTGTGGACTTCACCATCGTTCCGTCCTACTTCGAGCCCTTTGGCCTCGTTCAGATGGAGGCCATGTGCCTCGGGGCCATCCCGATAGGCTCCGCCGTGGGAGGGATAAAGGACACGATAGTGCCCCTGGAACGGGAGGGAGCCACGGGAATCCTTGTGCCGCCCAGGGATGCGGAAGCCCTTGCGGAGGCCATGAGGAAGGCGGTGCACCTCAGGGACGACGTGGAGAAGATAAGGCTGCTCCGGGAGAACGGCAAGGCCCGCACGGGAATTTTCACGTGGGAGAACGCTTGCAGACGATACCTCAGGGCTTATCGGAACGATATTGACAAGGCGGCCGGCTTCCTCATTGAGTGA
- a CDS encoding MarC family protein, whose amino-acid sequence MSGIGEILSAALLMTIMIDPSDKILLVTLLKEDFHIEDIKTLIVRANLIGLLLLVLFAVAGKIILQDIFHIEVDALRVAGGFVLFKIGLEALEGGGMVTLKKEKNILALAAVPVATPLIAGPAAITTAITLTAESGIVVSTAATFIAIALTATIMFLTLYLSENVSKTTLGVFIRIIGLFTMAIGAQMMISGAGGILIKIFQAGSP is encoded by the coding sequence GTGAGCGGGATTGGCGAAATACTCAGCGCAGCACTGTTAATGACCATAATGATAGACCCGAGCGATAAGATACTCCTGGTTACCCTCCTCAAAGAGGACTTCCACATAGAGGACATAAAGACCCTCATAGTCAGGGCGAACCTCATCGGCCTTCTCCTCCTCGTCCTCTTCGCCGTTGCCGGAAAGATAATCCTCCAGGACATATTCCACATCGAGGTGGACGCTCTCCGCGTTGCCGGAGGCTTCGTCCTCTTCAAGATAGGTCTCGAGGCCCTCGAGGGCGGTGGAATGGTCACGCTGAAGAAGGAGAAGAACATACTGGCCCTGGCGGCTGTCCCCGTGGCGACTCCACTTATAGCCGGGCCGGCTGCTATAACAACCGCCATCACCCTGACCGCTGAAAGCGGGATAGTCGTCTCAACGGCGGCCACCTTCATAGCGATAGCCCTCACGGCGACCATAATGTTCCTCACGCTCTACCTTAGCGAGAACGTGAGCAAAACGACCCTTGGAGTCTTCATAAGGATAATAGGTCTCTTCACGATGGCGATAGGGGCGCAGATGATGATAAGCGGGGCGGGCGGCATTTTGATTAAGATTTTCCAGGCTGGCTCTCCCTAA
- a CDS encoding eCIS core domain-containing protein: MRKRALLALLLVFVLLGGYFSYVNFYASNAPEDVLSSVKAIEKDVEDIRNLTFRQEPRVVVLTKEEALRKWAPSKPSPELMAWEEIYKLTLLVSPDYSLIKGEQRATAGWIAATSGNTLYIIEENFRETGDTAYRVIAHELTHVLQKQYFDPSYGNTLDERLAMQALVEGDADLVADTYCRLHGIKIEKITSFSFRDLPVELHYFPYVFGDRFVEYLYDKGGWELVNSAYSKRPLSTAQVMHPELYLNYTLPVHVELEADGQVIHEDTMGEFYIYLLVSGHLGNETGWRVAEGWRGDKLILFTNGSEVLLWKTVWASEEDAREFYDAMGEISKDSTYARVTLKLDGRTVLYEAVRESQPGKS, from the coding sequence ATGAGAAAAAGGGCACTCCTTGCCCTCCTTCTAGTTTTTGTGCTCCTGGGAGGCTACTTCTCATACGTTAACTTTTACGCGAGCAACGCCCCTGAGGACGTTCTCTCAAGTGTAAAGGCAATAGAGAAGGACGTTGAGGACATAAGAAACCTCACGTTCAGGCAGGAGCCCCGGGTCGTGGTTCTCACGAAGGAGGAGGCACTTAGGAAGTGGGCCCCCTCGAAACCGAGCCCTGAGCTCATGGCGTGGGAGGAAATCTACAAGCTTACCCTCCTTGTATCTCCGGACTACAGCCTAATCAAGGGGGAGCAAAGGGCGACAGCGGGCTGGATAGCGGCCACATCCGGCAACACCCTTTACATCATAGAGGAGAACTTCAGGGAGACCGGTGATACGGCCTACCGTGTCATAGCCCACGAGCTAACCCACGTCCTCCAGAAGCAGTACTTCGACCCCTCCTACGGGAACACGCTGGATGAGAGGCTCGCAATGCAGGCCCTCGTGGAGGGGGATGCAGATCTTGTTGCGGACACCTACTGCCGCCTTCATGGCATAAAAATCGAGAAGATAACCTCTTTTTCCTTTAGGGACCTCCCTGTGGAGCTCCACTACTTCCCCTACGTCTTCGGCGACCGCTTTGTGGAGTACCTCTACGACAAAGGCGGCTGGGAGCTCGTGAACTCCGCCTATTCAAAAAGACCCCTCTCAACGGCGCAGGTGATGCACCCCGAGCTCTACCTCAATTATACGCTCCCCGTTCACGTTGAGCTCGAAGCGGATGGGCAGGTCATCCACGAGGACACCATGGGCGAGTTCTACATCTACCTCCTCGTGAGCGGCCACCTTGGAAACGAGACGGGCTGGAGGGTTGCTGAAGGGTGGAGGGGAGATAAGTTAATCCTCTTCACCAACGGGAGCGAGGTTCTCCTCTGGAAGACGGTATGGGCGAGCGAGGAAGATGCCCGGGAGTTCTACGATGCGATGGGAGAAATATCAAAGGACTCCACCTACGCGAGGGTGACGTTAAAGCTGGATGGAAGGACGGTGCTCTACGAGGCGGTTAGGGAGAGCCAGCCTGGAAAATCTTAA
- a CDS encoding extracellular solute-binding protein: MKKVFGLLLIGLMAFAVVASGCIGGGETTTSSPASTTTSSETTTTTSSAAQEKVTIVLWHAIGPAELKAFEDLISEFEIEHPEIEIKLEQKADLETSLKAAIPAGQGPDLFIWAHDWIGKFAEAGMLEPIDEYVTPDILDKFSPMAQEAMQYGGHYYAMPFAAETVALIYNKDMISEPPKTFDEMKAIMEKYYNPDSETYGLASPIDPYFISGWVHAFGGYYFDDKTKKPGLDKPETLQGFKFFFEQVYPYMAQTQDYNAQVSLFHDGKAPMMINGPWSIADVKKAGINFGVVPLPAIDDQHRPHPYGGVKLIYVAKLNDPSKKDAIWTFLKWFTTNPEAVKQLSIQDGYIPVLKEVLNDPEIQNDPVLYGFGQAVQYAIPMPKSPEMGSVWGPVGTAITNIMGGKQTIDEALQQAQQDILAALQG, encoded by the coding sequence ATGAAGAAGGTGTTTGGATTGTTGTTGATTGGCCTCATGGCCTTCGCCGTGGTGGCCAGCGGATGTATAGGCGGTGGCGAAACCACCACCAGCTCCCCTGCGAGCACGACGACCTCCTCAGAAACCACAACCACCACGAGCAGCGCCGCTCAGGAAAAGGTCACCATAGTTCTCTGGCACGCCATCGGTCCCGCGGAGCTCAAGGCTTTTGAGGACCTCATCTCCGAGTTCGAGATTGAGCATCCCGAGATTGAAATAAAGCTCGAACAGAAGGCTGACCTCGAGACCTCACTCAAGGCCGCCATCCCGGCCGGTCAGGGGCCGGACCTCTTCATATGGGCCCACGACTGGATTGGAAAGTTCGCCGAGGCTGGAATGCTCGAACCCATTGACGAGTACGTGACACCGGATATCCTTGACAAGTTCAGCCCCATGGCTCAGGAGGCCATGCAGTACGGCGGGCACTATTACGCCATGCCCTTCGCGGCCGAGACCGTGGCCCTCATCTACAACAAGGACATGATAAGCGAGCCACCGAAGACCTTCGACGAGATGAAGGCGATAATGGAGAAGTACTACAACCCCGACAGCGAGACCTACGGCCTTGCCTCACCCATTGACCCATACTTCATCTCCGGATGGGTCCACGCCTTCGGAGGCTACTACTTCGACGACAAGACCAAGAAGCCGGGCCTCGACAAGCCGGAGACCCTCCAGGGCTTCAAGTTCTTCTTCGAGCAGGTTTACCCGTACATGGCCCAGACCCAGGACTACAACGCCCAGGTGAGCCTCTTCCACGATGGAAAGGCCCCCATGATGATCAACGGCCCGTGGAGCATAGCCGACGTCAAGAAGGCGGGCATAAACTTCGGTGTTGTTCCTCTCCCGGCCATTGACGACCAGCACAGGCCGCACCCCTACGGTGGAGTTAAGCTCATCTACGTGGCCAAGCTCAACGACCCGAGCAAGAAGGATGCAATATGGACCTTCCTCAAGTGGTTCACCACCAACCCAGAAGCGGTTAAGCAGCTCTCAATCCAGGATGGCTACATCCCCGTTCTCAAGGAAGTTCTCAACGACCCGGAGATTCAGAACGACCCGGTCCTCTACGGCTTTGGCCAGGCCGTGCAGTATGCAATTCCAATGCCCAAGAGCCCGGAGATGGGAAGCGTCTGGGGACCGGTTGGAACCGCAATAACCAACATAATGGGTGGAAAGCAGACCATTGACGAGGCCCTCCAGCAGGCCCAGCAGGACATACTCGCTGCCCTGCAGGGTTGA
- a CDS encoding alpha amylase N-terminal ig-like domain-containing protein has protein sequence MYKTFGFVHDDVFGRLARVEFSLPADGDYAYLIGSFNAFNEGSFRMRREGERWRIEVLLPEGRWHYAFSVGGEFTPDPENPLRERYVRPSYKFDRETSVAVVAGGEALFHAPSLTYLYSIAGRTHVVLRARKGLVKKAYLLDGGRVEMRRKASDGLFDYFEAVLEGADEFSYSFEALTKEGTVEYGPFTAAPGRLEVPGWAFESVFYQIMPDRFAKGFEKSSLTPGERFHGGDLRGIVEHLNHLEGLGVNALYLTPIFVSRTYHGYDIEDYFHVGEQFGGDETFEELVRVLRERGMKLVLDGVFHHTSFFHPYFQDVVAKGEKSEYRDFYRIKGFPALPEGFLEVLNSSLPWVEKYRKLKEFEWNYESFFSVWLMPRLNHDNPRVKKFVRDVLVHWLERGADGFRLDVAHGVPPDFWRDVLEGLEGKAYLFGEVMDDPSLFLGPFHGTMNYPLYELLLRFFAGGMRAEEFLNGIELLSARYGPFEYVMYNFLDNHDIDRFLHIAGRERYLCALAFLMTYRGIPSLFYGDEIGLDHFDAPFMERSRKPMEWNEERWDREILNTTRELIKLRRKSRALQVGEFVPIVASGGVIVYERHHDGERVIVGINVSDRAFEIELPTNFIPVVGHADGKSLPPRSFFVGRWGE, from the coding sequence ATGTATAAAACTTTCGGCTTTGTTCACGATGACGTCTTCGGAAGACTGGCCCGGGTTGAGTTTTCCCTGCCGGCCGATGGGGATTACGCCTACCTCATCGGAAGTTTCAACGCCTTCAACGAAGGCTCCTTCAGGATGAGGAGGGAGGGGGAGCGGTGGAGGATTGAGGTTCTCCTGCCCGAGGGGCGCTGGCACTACGCCTTCTCCGTGGGGGGAGAGTTTACCCCTGACCCCGAAAACCCCCTTCGGGAGCGGTACGTGAGGCCCTCCTACAAGTTCGACCGCGAAACGAGCGTGGCCGTTGTTGCAGGGGGGGAGGCTCTCTTCCACGCCCCGTCGCTCACGTACCTCTACTCAATCGCCGGCAGAACCCACGTGGTTCTGAGAGCCAGGAAGGGGCTCGTGAAGAAAGCGTACCTCCTCGACGGCGGGAGGGTTGAAATGAGGAGAAAGGCCAGCGATGGGCTCTTTGATTACTTCGAGGCGGTACTGGAGGGAGCGGATGAGTTTAGCTACTCCTTCGAAGCCCTTACAAAGGAGGGGACGGTGGAGTACGGGCCATTCACCGCCGCACCGGGAAGGCTTGAGGTTCCGGGGTGGGCCTTTGAGAGCGTCTTTTACCAGATAATGCCCGACCGCTTTGCCAAGGGCTTCGAAAAGTCCAGCCTCACCCCGGGAGAAAGGTTCCACGGCGGAGACCTGCGGGGGATAGTGGAGCACCTCAACCATTTGGAGGGGCTCGGAGTCAATGCACTCTACCTGACGCCCATCTTCGTCTCCAGAACATATCACGGCTACGACATAGAGGACTACTTCCACGTTGGGGAGCAGTTTGGCGGGGACGAGACCTTTGAGGAGCTCGTGAGGGTCCTCCGGGAGAGGGGAATGAAGCTCGTTCTGGACGGTGTGTTCCACCACACGAGCTTCTTCCACCCCTACTTCCAGGACGTGGTAGCCAAGGGGGAGAAAAGCGAATACCGCGACTTCTACCGCATTAAGGGCTTTCCAGCTCTACCAGAGGGCTTCCTTGAGGTGCTCAACTCAAGCCTACCCTGGGTGGAGAAGTACAGAAAGCTGAAGGAATTCGAGTGGAACTACGAGTCCTTCTTCTCCGTGTGGCTCATGCCGAGGCTTAACCACGACAATCCGAGGGTGAAGAAGTTTGTAAGGGACGTTCTGGTGCACTGGCTTGAGAGGGGGGCGGACGGCTTCAGGCTTGACGTCGCCCACGGCGTCCCCCCTGATTTCTGGCGCGATGTCCTCGAGGGGCTTGAGGGGAAAGCGTACCTCTTTGGAGAGGTCATGGACGACCCGTCCCTTTTCCTCGGCCCCTTCCACGGGACGATGAACTACCCACTCTACGAGCTGCTCCTGCGGTTCTTCGCGGGCGGTATGAGAGCAGAAGAGTTCCTCAACGGCATCGAGCTTTTAAGCGCGCGCTACGGGCCCTTTGAGTACGTCATGTACAACTTCCTCGACAACCACGACATTGACCGCTTCCTCCATATAGCGGGGAGGGAAAGATACCTCTGCGCCCTCGCCTTCCTCATGACGTACAGGGGGATCCCCTCGCTCTTCTATGGGGATGAGATTGGCCTTGACCACTTTGATGCGCCGTTCATGGAGCGCTCGAGGAAGCCCATGGAGTGGAACGAGGAGAGGTGGGACAGGGAGATACTGAACACGACCCGGGAGCTCATAAAACTCAGACGGAAAAGCAGGGCCCTTCAGGTCGGGGAGTTTGTACCCATCGTTGCCAGTGGGGGTGTCATTGTCTACGAACGCCACCACGATGGCGAGAGGGTAATCGTTGGGATAAACGTTTCAGATAGGGCCTTCGAAATTGAACTTCCGACGAATTTTATCCCTGTAGTTGGGCACGCCGATGGAAAATCACTGCCCCCTCGGTCGTTCTTTGTGGGACGTTGGGGGGAGTGA
- the albA gene encoding DNA-binding protein Alba: MAEEHVVYIGKKPVMNYVLAVITQFNEGAKEVTVKARGRAISRAVDVAEIVRNRFLPEVRVKEIKIGTEELPTADGRTANTSTIEIVLEKP; the protein is encoded by the coding sequence ATGGCAGAGGAGCATGTTGTCTACATAGGAAAGAAGCCTGTTATGAACTACGTCCTGGCCGTTATAACCCAGTTCAACGAGGGTGCCAAGGAAGTCACCGTGAAGGCTCGCGGTAGGGCCATCAGCAGGGCCGTTGACGTCGCAGAGATCGTCAGGAACAGGTTCCTCCCAGAGGTCAGGGTCAAGGAGATCAAGATCGGCACCGAGGAGCTTCCGACCGCCGACGGTAGGACCGCGAACACCTCAACCATCGAGATCGTTCTCGAGAAGCCGTAA
- a CDS encoding ArsR/SmtB family transcription factor — MVEFETIDVGDEKAKELAQIIVNDKAIAILRLLQEKSYSASEISEKLGMPLSTVVYHLDKMSRVGLVEVVGKRYGKRLQEVKLYRASPRPILLLPAKTSFKKRLLRTIEKIQVISLSIAGLISYAVYRALAGGFGAASAPPSREFETMTTAQVGVDNASKALPMVPNTTTSLYTVTQKAASEPRVQAFVGALLAFIVIALLLHYYLSRRNL, encoded by the coding sequence ATGGTCGAGTTCGAGACGATAGACGTTGGCGATGAGAAGGCGAAGGAGCTCGCCCAGATAATCGTTAACGATAAGGCCATCGCTATTCTCCGTCTCCTCCAGGAGAAATCCTATTCCGCCTCCGAGATATCGGAAAAGCTCGGGATGCCCCTGTCTACCGTGGTCTATCACCTGGACAAGATGTCCCGTGTTGGCCTCGTTGAGGTCGTTGGAAAGCGCTACGGCAAGCGGCTCCAGGAGGTTAAGCTCTACCGCGCCTCCCCAAGACCAATCCTCCTTCTCCCCGCCAAAACTTCCTTTAAGAAGCGCCTCCTCCGCACGATAGAGAAGATACAGGTGATAAGTCTCTCCATAGCGGGGCTCATAAGCTACGCCGTTTACCGCGCGCTGGCCGGGGGCTTCGGTGCAGCCTCAGCACCTCCATCCCGGGAATTCGAGACCATGACGACGGCCCAGGTGGGTGTTGATAACGCTTCAAAGGCGCTCCCCATGGTGCCCAACACGACAACAAGCCTTTACACTGTGACACAGAAAGCCGCGTCTGAACCCCGTGTACAGGCGTTTGTGGGGGCATTGCTGGCATTCATTGTCATAGCATTGTTGCTTCACTATTACCTATCGCGCAGGAACCTCTGA
- a CDS encoding CBS domain-containing protein, with translation MASGITVEQVLKRKPVVVRPSDTVDKVAKKLSRAQVGSAIVMKRDDIVGIITDRDILNKVVAKGRNPREVKVEEIMTPKPYTIEYDEDISDAAELMIEKGIRRVIVTKLGKPIGFLLAVDVLSAINSHEEEEEEVENVEPEFYGYCEVCGQYKPLEKVIHEGRELWVCESCKDMLLNEQ, from the coding sequence ATGGCTTCAGGAATCACTGTGGAGCAGGTGCTGAAGAGAAAGCCCGTTGTCGTTAGGCCCAGTGATACAGTTGATAAGGTCGCGAAAAAACTCTCGAGGGCCCAGGTCGGCAGCGCCATCGTCATGAAAAGGGACGACATAGTGGGCATAATCACGGACAGGGACATACTCAATAAGGTTGTTGCCAAGGGCAGGAACCCTCGCGAGGTGAAGGTTGAGGAGATAATGACCCCCAAGCCCTACACAATCGAGTACGACGAGGACATAAGCGACGCCGCGGAGCTCATGATCGAGAAGGGCATAAGGCGCGTCATAGTAACCAAGCTCGGCAAGCCCATCGGGTTTCTCCTGGCCGTTGATGTGCTCTCGGCGATAAACAGCCACGAAGAGGAGGAAGAAGAGGTCGAGAACGTTGAGCCCGAATTCTACGGCTACTGCGAAGTCTGCGGACAGTACAAGCCCCTCGAGAAGGTCATTCACGAGGGGAGGGAACTCTGGGTCTGCGAGAGCTGCAAGGACATGCTCCTCAACGAACAGTGA
- the trmBL1 gene encoding HTH-type sugar sensing transcriptional regulator TrmBL1: MNEEEIIEKLQKLGLTKYESLAYITLLKLGPSKATDITKESGIPHTRVYDVLSSLHRKGFVDMMPGTPRLYKPVNPELVLEKIKEDLVNDIDRLKEMFVELYKTVHGEDLPEIWTIHGFENTVERAEYIIRSARYEVLINTPFEFLSLLREEIKKRKDVLFIIISNFEEVPEWLKGENIILARSGGAPWLMASWIIGDVEYALFFGALPKDRRREKFYSFWGKSAKLIQNYMHWFYTMYFDNSELIKPLEYDRLKKPLELVNIRTLITVLKQTTLPRRIEVAGRTVEDKEEITIDGEVVEYEYTPLTASVLVRGREGEWKVGGLGSYFEDIEGEKFILID, encoded by the coding sequence ATGAACGAAGAGGAGATAATCGAAAAACTCCAGAAGCTGGGACTCACTAAATACGAGAGCCTCGCCTACATAACCCTGCTGAAGCTCGGCCCGAGCAAGGCTACGGACATCACGAAGGAGAGCGGGATACCCCACACGAGGGTGTACGACGTCCTGAGCTCCCTTCACAGGAAGGGCTTTGTGGACATGATGCCCGGCACCCCGAGGCTCTACAAGCCCGTGAATCCGGAACTCGTGCTTGAAAAGATAAAGGAAGACCTGGTTAACGACATTGACAGGCTAAAGGAGATGTTCGTCGAGCTCTACAAAACGGTTCACGGCGAGGATTTGCCGGAGATATGGACGATACACGGCTTCGAGAACACCGTCGAGAGGGCGGAGTACATTATACGGAGTGCCCGCTACGAGGTTCTCATAAACACTCCCTTCGAGTTCCTGTCCCTCCTGAGGGAGGAGATAAAGAAGCGCAAGGACGTGCTCTTCATAATCATCAGCAACTTCGAGGAAGTGCCCGAGTGGCTCAAGGGGGAGAACATCATACTCGCCCGGAGCGGAGGGGCACCGTGGCTCATGGCCAGCTGGATCATAGGTGATGTGGAGTATGCGCTCTTCTTCGGCGCCCTTCCGAAGGACAGGAGAAGGGAGAAGTTCTATTCCTTCTGGGGCAAGTCCGCGAAGCTCATCCAGAACTACATGCACTGGTTCTACACGATGTACTTTGACAACAGCGAGCTGATCAAGCCCCTCGAGTACGATAGACTAAAGAAGCCCCTGGAGCTTGTCAACATAAGGACGCTCATAACCGTTCTCAAGCAGACCACCCTGCCGAGGCGCATAGAGGTGGCGGGAAGAACGGTGGAGGACAAGGAGGAAATCACGATAGACGGTGAGGTTGTGGAATACGAGTACACTCCTCTGACGGCCAGCGTCCTCGTAAGGGGCAGGGAAGGAGAATGGAAGGTCGGAGGGCTCGGAAGCTATTTCGAGGACATTGAGGGTGAGAAGTTCATACTCATTGACTGA